One Rhinolophus ferrumequinum isolate MPI-CBG mRhiFer1 chromosome 10, mRhiFer1_v1.p, whole genome shotgun sequence genomic window, CTTTCTAAAGTCAGATTTAAATCAGATTTTGCTTCACACTCCCACTTAGTCCCTCCAGTGGCTAAAGTTAGCACCTAAAACAAAATCGGGCCTTCTTCCCGTTGACCTGCACGGCCCCACTCGTTCTGGCTGGTGCTGACCTAAAGCTCggtcttttctgtttctctgaagcaCCAAGCTCTTTACACTTTCAGGGATTTGGCACTTGCAGTGCCCTCTTCCTCAGAGTTCCTGCAACAGCTATGCCCTGACTGTCCACCAGCTTTGTGTCCTTGGCGTCTAAGTTCTAATGTTCCTCAAGAGGCCATTCTGACAGTTGGTTAAAGGCCTCTGCCACCCATCACCCCACACTACTCCCctgtttcttttgtatttgatACAATCTTGCTATGTGTGTGCTCCGCCATTGCCTTTCTCCAGGACTGTGTGAGCCTCAGAGTGCAGGGACTGCAACTGTAGCCCCCTGTGCTCTGAAGGAGGtgctgagaaaaacagaaaagagttcctagttttatgaggattaaaattTATGGAAATGAGTGATTACCCAGATGATCATACAGATACAGACTTAAGACCATGAGAAATGACGAAGGCACAGAGCCCGTGACCCTAACCTGGCCTGTGTGGCACTCCTGAGGAAGTGAAGTTAAAACCTGAAGAACGGGTGGAAGGAAGAGGGTTGGTGTTTCACatagagggaacagcatggggGAGGCCCTGGCTTCATGAGAGAAAGCCAGAGTGTTGGGGTGCCAGCTGGTGGGCGGAAGATGGTGTGAGAAGAGGCCGCAGAAGTGGTCAGCAGGGCCTCCAGCCAGGATAAGGATTTTGGTGTTTTCCCCAAGAGCAAGTAGGGTTTCAACTTCCTTCCTGTTTCCCTCCCCACCTGTAATAACTGCCCGGTTATGTTCTGTCTCCCTCACCAGTTTGGGGGCCCCTCCCTGGCAAattctttgttcattcactcTCATAGACTGCACAGCACCCTGCACAGGCCTTGCCTAGGGGATGGACTCAGTGAAGGATGGATGGGTAGGTGGACAGACAGATGGGACTAGAAAGGGGCAGCCTGAACCTGGCtttcatgccagtcccttccCACCCCATTTCTCTTCCAGCCATTCCTATCAAGTTCTCTGAAAAGCAGCAGGCGTGTCATTATCTCTATGTGAGAGAGCACAGAGTTCGAGAAGGCATCACCTCTTCCTGGCCTCAGAAGCGGACCCTTTTTATCCTCAATGTGCCCCCATACTGCACAGAGGTGAGCTGGTATCGAGAGGGAGCCTGGAGGCTCAAGTGGGCTtcaggcagagctgggctccccccggcccccaccaAGTCCTTGCCGGTGAGATGGAAGCAGCTAACTGAAGCCCCAAGGGAGGGTATCCAGAGGGCTGCCTCTTTCCCGTGACAGGAAATAAGCTTTTTAAAGATGTGTTtctaaaaatacagttttaaggAGCCCAAAGCTTTTTATTGTTTACCCAGAATTGTTTAAATTGCatattgcatttccctgattataaAAGTGATGCATGTCCATAGGACAAAATAGGAAAAGTATAAGGAAATAAAGTGACTTGTAAATCTGCTGTCCAGACATGCCAACTGTTTTCAAAACTGttaaatttaatatgtaaatttatagAAGAGAAACTAAGGAAATTGCTGGACTTtagatgaatttttttcaaaaaagaaatacaaattcctgAGAGATTATAGTTACAGAGAGAAAGAGCCATTAAGAGGAGAGAATGTCGTTTTTAACCTTTACTGAAGAATAGTGTATGTGTGGAGATGACCTCGGGCCAGAGGTAGAGTTTCTGGCATCTCACAAACTGAACAGACCCGTGTAATCAGCACCTAGATGGAGAAACAGCATCACGCGCACCCTAGAAAGCCCTCACGCCCTTCCGCCACCACGGCCAGCCATCGTCCTGACTCCAACAGCATAGATTTAACTCAGTGTTTAAATGGCTGACTCAAGTAGTTGGTGGTCTCATAAAAATCATAGTGGCACCAAAAATATCCCCACCTATTCTTGtaataattactgtgtttcccccgaaaataagacctagccggacaatcagctttattGCGTCtcttggagccaaaattaatatgactcggtcttattttactataatataagatcgggtattatataatgtaatataaaactgggtcttacattaatttttgctccaaaagacgcattagagctgattgtccagctaggtcttattttcggggaaacatggtaaaaaagaaagtttagagCCTAACCTTATTTTTAGGATCATTTCACCAGAGAATTTGATAGGGAAAGACTGATCTTTCAGCAAGATGTCCTGTCAAGTGAGAAATCCTTTCAGACTGGTGAGAAAACCAAACACACCCTGGGCCTGTGCGCCCAGCCGTGTCCTGCCACAAAGCAAAAAAGCTGATAGCTGCATTCCATCTCGCATTCCATCTCGCATTCCATCTCCTCCCAAGTCCCCTGGCCAGTGAAGGGGTGGCTTTTTGCCCACGATTTTTAATGGGAAATGAACCCAGCTGTTGCCTCGGGCCCTGGGAGGGCAGGATTGTGACCTCTGTGCAGAGGAGGATGTGGCCCTCCAGACCCTCCCTGCGTGCTCCCAGGTTGGGCGCAGACGGGCTCCCCAACCTTCAGGGGCGGCgggaggctctgggaagacccTGCGGTCACTGACACGGCTTCCTCGGCCATGGCAGGAGTGCCTGTCCCGCCTCCTCTCCCCCTGTGGACCTGTGCGGTCAGTGGAGTTACAGGAGAAGCCGGACCTCGCCGAGAGCCCAAAGGAGCCAAAGTCGAAGTTTTTTCACCCCAAGCCTGTTCCAGTAAGCCTCCAAGTACTGGGTCTGCTAGAATGGGGGCGTGGGGTGGGGCTAGGGCAGCGTCCCCAGTGTGTAAGGGGACGGTGGAGTCGGGTGGCAGTGGGGCTTGCAGAGCATTCCCTGGGGCCCTGGCCAGTCCTGGCTGTGTGGGGGTGTAGGAGGAATCGGGTGATCAGCCTGCACTCCTTTGCAGGATTCACCACATCCGTTAGCttccttctggctctttcccttGTCCTGGGTGAAAGCCTTCCCTGCGCTCCCAGTCTGCTTCCCCCACTGAAGTCCATTCTTCCCCAGGCTCAGTGGGCCCAGTGTCATTTCCCTGTGTTTCCTGAGGCCACAGTTCCTCCGGGTTTAGTGGAGTTTGACCTAGTGTGTGCCCCATGTGTCCATCTGCTCCTGTGCTTTTCACTGAGTCCCTCCTGTAAAGGGAAGAGGTGGGAACGTGTCACTTCTTACAGAAGTTGGCCAGCTCAGATCGCCGTCGTCCCCACCCCTGGATTACAGACAACCTCCTGGTTATGTTCACGGTTCGGGCGACAAGTCAAGCTGAGGGCAGGTGGCAGCGCTTGTGCCAGGCGGAGGTGGCTAGAAGGGTGGGAAggcctccagcactgggacatctctccctccctccaggggTTCCAGGTAGCTTACGTGGTGTTCCAGAAGCCCAGTGGGGTGTCAGCTGCCTTAGCCCTGAAGGGCCCTTTGCTGGTGTCGACAGAGAGTTACCCCATGAAGAGTGGCATTCAGAGTCAGTACTGTGGGAAGGTCGGGGGCCTCCTTCCTGGGCCCTGGTTTGGCGGGGGAGGTTTTGTGGGGGCAGCGTCTGCCATGTTCACTTGCCCTGAGAGCAGCGTGTGCGAGGCCTGAGCCTGGCACTCGGGTGGGCAGAGGTGAGGTCTAGCTTCCCCCCTGGACCGTGGGCCACAGTCTCCGTGCCTGCGGCCTGTGTATGATGCTCCCAGCTGGCCTGAGGAAGCCCcgtttccctccctccttctccctagAGTGGATCAGTGACTACACAGACTCCGTGCTGGACCCCGAGGCCCTGAGGGCGGAGGTGGACTCATTCATGGAGGCGTATGACAAGAGGATCGCTGAGGTGGGGCTTCCACACAGGTGGCTGGCTGCTCATCACCTGTGTGACCATGGGGAAGGTGGCGCTACGCATGTCGTGGGATGGCTCCCGGGGGGCGGGGCTGTGGCAACCTGGCCAGGTCACCGTGTAGAGTCCAGGGTCCCTTTTTTCCCTGCTGAGTCCTGGGCCATCTAAATAGGTGACATCTAGTCTCTAGACGGTCTATAGGGAATGAACTGTCCGAGGGTGGAGGCGGCGGCGTTGGCATATCTGtgccaccccccaacccccaggtgAGGCACCAACACCATActgggagcagagggagcagcaggtgCTGGTGGGTGCCCCGGGTGGTTCTGGGTACAGGGGGAGGGAGAAGCACTCCTAGGCTGCAGGGCCGGTCCCAGGCGCCTACCCGGCTCAGTCGTGTTCCTTGCAGGAGGAGGCTAAGGCTAAGGAGGAGGACGGGGTCCCCGATGAGGAGGGCTGGGTGAAGGTGACCCGCCGCGGCCGGCGGCCCGTGCTCCCCCGGACAGAGGCAGCCAGCCTGCGGGTGCTGGAGAGGGAGAAGCGGAAGCGCGCCCGCAAGGAGCTGCTCAACTTCTATGCCTGGCAGCACCGCGAGACCAAGATGGAGCGTAAGGGAGCgcccccagcccctgtccccacccctgtgGCCAGAGCACAAATCCCCAGAGGGCGGGCGCTGGACCTGGCAGTTGGGCAGTGGTGTCCTTAGGCACAGGCTTCCCAATAGGTTCTGGGGTTAGGGTCCCCAGCCTGGCAGCATCCCATGTGGTGATTCCCCTGTTGCTCCCCAAAGAGCATTGTGGGGGCCGCTGGATTACTTAGAAGCTGCAGAGGCACCTGGGATGTAGGACCCACCGCCAGACTCCTGAGCAGTTAGTGCTGGAAACTGTCAGCCTCCCGCAGGAGCCAGATTGCAGAGGACGGGCGTCAAGTGCTCGCTGTGGGTGCAGAGAGGGTCACTGCCGGGGGAGGGGTGTTTGTGTGCACCCACACACATGGAGAGCACCCTGGAGGGTGCTGATCACCTGTGGTGGCCgtgctgagctgcctcctggcaGGACGGCTTCCCTGTGGGCCCAGCAGTGGGGACAAGCCCTGACCTACCACCCAGTCACACTGCTCACCTGCTGGCTGCTCCTCCCACACTACCCACCCCCTGCGGCACCTCTGCTCCTGACCTCGTGGCCCCTAGACTCACTGGATAGCGGGCTTTCCTCCCAGCCTCCCGGCCTCACACACCCCTTGGACCCAGTCATCCAGTGACCAGAGCTGCCATCTGAATTCTGGCACTCTGGGGGTGCAGTCCTTTTACTGTTCCCGATGTCCTCCCTAGTCTGATTGCTGCAGTGGGGAAGGGCTGGGACCGGTGTCCCCAGGGGTCTCTCAGCACCCCCAGAGCCTTCTTCCTTTACCTATGGATGTGTgggtgctggggtggggctggtaaGGGAGCAAGTGCCGTTTTACTGGTGCATTTCCTATCTGAGAACTCAGGCGTGCCGTCTTCTCCACTCGAGCCTCTGCCCTCCGTCTGGGCCTGCAGTCCAGTTCCGTTTCCTGGCAGCATCCAGACCATTCCCAGAGCACACCCGAGGGGGGAGGCGATGCTGAGCTCCCGGACTCTcgagtggggggcagggggcgcgGCGCCCAGCGGGCAGGCTGTCTGATCCTGGCCCTTTCCCCGCCCCTCAGATCTGGCACAGCTGCGTAAGAAGTTCGAGGAGGACAAACAGAGGATTGAATTGATGCGGGCCCAGCGCAAATTCCGACCCTACTGAGCCAGCGTGGAGGGGGCAGCGGTGGCCAGTGAGGACGTGAGGCGCAGGAACGCTGCAGACTGGACCTGCCTAGGCTGAGGGGCCGCCACACGGCAAAGATCTGAGTCCACACGGGGGGTGAAGGACAGTGTCACCCTGGTACTTGAGCTTCAGGCATCCTGGCGCTCAGTGCTGGCGAGGCCAACAGCCCGAGTAGTTCCTTCCCGCCCCTGGTATGTGTCCCCAGCCTGTCTCTGGATCCTCTGAAAGCTAAGTGTCTGCTCTGTTCTCCCCTGTCCCTCAGTGGAAAAGCCCCCACTGCAGTGAAAGCCTCAAAAGCAGTGAGACTAcaagaacaatttatttttcatccagTCAGCAGCAGGAAAAGGCTGCAAAAGCTGCGGGGCTGCATGCAGGCCTGGGCGGCCTGTCCCAGCCCCTTCCTGTAGCCAAAGTCTCCCCTGTGAAGTCACAACTGTTGGAGCCTCACCCCCACAGCTCCCCTCTGCTCGTCCATGCTACTCAAGACCGTGAGGCCTGGCCTGGCCGGGGGCTTGGGAGCTGGGCGTCCGGGTGCTGAGTGGTGAGTGCGACATCTCAGTAGCCCAGGGCTACGGCTGGGCTGGGATCCTGTCCCTGCTCTGTAAGAAGGAGCTGATGATACTGGCCACGTGGTGGGGATGGCTCATGTGGACGTAGTGAGTGCCTGGGACTTCCACAAACTGGAACCTctggagaagggaggggacaTGTGGTGAGCGGTGGCCCAGACAGGTGGTTCTGCCGGCCCTCTGGTCGGGCTTCTGGTCTGcgtccctccccccaacccccgtaCCCCGGTCTGTTTATAGTACCCCATGGGCAAGTCAGGCCCGGGCTCTAAGCCAGTGAGAAAGGCCTGATTCTGTAAACTGGGGTTCTGGGCCATTCTGAGTTGTGAATTTGTGGGGCCAGGGGTCAGACTGCTGCTGGTTCTGATAATTCTATCAGGTCCACTTGAGAAAAGAATGAGTAGCTTTCCGAAGTCACTTCTGCCTGGGACACGGGCCCACAAGACAGGAAGGCTCTGCCTGCTGGCCAACCAGCCACACGCaggcttcccttccttccttgggGACAACAAGGTGTCTGCAGAGGCCCCAGGGTCAGGTGTTTGTGCTGGATGATCATAAAATGCCAGGTGCTCCCAGGGACAAAGTCACAGCACAAATCCCAGCCCTCCAACTTGGAGGCCCACTCCCACCTACAGCCAGCACCCACTGAGGGGACTGGTCATCTGATCCCATTTGGGACCCTAGAAAATTGTGGCATGGCCTCTGGTTGAGCTGGGCTTGGCCCGGGGATATGTGAGGACAAGAAAACTGGGAGAATGCCAGTGAACAGTGTGCCTGCGCGCTCTTCCATGGGCCCCCGCTGGAGGGAGGCCTGGTAGCTCCTGGGGGGCCAGCTGTTAGGCCTGGAGCTGAGCCAGACCGGGAATCCCAGTGCAGGAGAAGAGACAGGTGCAGTGGAGCCAAGTGCCCGACGCCCCCCTCCTAGACCCCAGCTGCCCTGAGCCCCCTGCACATACCTCTTTTAAAACAGATTTCAGCTTGTCAATCATGAAACCCAGGGTCTCCTTGTTAGCGGCATTCTGTCTCCTCACACCATCATATCCCTGGTTTGCTCTGGGAAACGGGGTTCATCTCAGGTCTGCTTCCACGCAGTGCCCTCCGCCCGGGCCTGCGCTGCCCTCTGACTTGCCCACAGCTGAGTCTCTCTGAATTCAGATCTACCCACTCACACTCAGGGCCCACCATGGCCGGCACCAGCGGGGCTCAGCGGAGTCCCGGGACCCACCCACGGCCACtctgtggcagagccaggatctgaacGGCTCTGGAATCtatgctttctctcttttaacagctttactgagataatTTCACCCACTTTAATTGTATAATTCATGGTTTTTAATGTACTCCGTGGTGTAATTCATTAGTCAGTTGTCAAcagtagaacattttcatcacctcaaaaagaaaagtCCCAAAGctgttctctctcacacacacacacacacctcccagtCTACACAACCACTAATTGACTTTCCGTCTCTAGAGAGAATTTCCCTGTTTGGACTTGCATGCGGATGGAATGATACAGTATGTAGactttgtgtctgacttctttgcGTAAGAAGGTTCACCCACGGTACAGCATGCAACAGTGctcgttcctttttatggctgaaaagtAGTCCACTGGCCGGCTAGACCCCATTTCGCTTGTTCATGGACGGACGTTTGGGTGCCTCCCCTTTTGggtgttgtgaataatgctgctgtgagccTTCGCGTACATGTGGGGTACACACCTAGCAGTGGCACTGCTGGGGCAGAGGGTCTCATGGTAACTTACTGGCTTGAGAAGCTGctggactgttttccaaagtggccgcACCACTTTGCAGTCCCATAGCAGCGTGAGGGTTCTGCCTCCTCCCTGCGCTTGCCGTCTGTTCTCTCACTTTGAGTCTAGCCGTCTTGGTGGGTGTGCAGTGTGTGCAGCACATCTGGAGTCCATGCTTTCTAAACCGTGTGCTCAGCACCAGAGACACATGTGTCCCTGGAAATCACAGTTCCTGCCTCAGGCATGCCACGGCCAGAATGGCTGCAGTGGAGTGGGGAGTGGTGTCTCGGCCACACTAAAGGGGGTTCAGTGCTGTGGGACCCAGAG contains:
- the RRP7A gene encoding ribosomal RNA-processing protein 7 homolog A, translated to MVARRRKRAARDSREEIPSPPGYSAIPIKFSEKQQACHYLYVREHRVREGITSSWPQKRTLFILNVPPYCTEECLSRLLSPCGPVRSVELQEKPDLAESPKEPKSKFFHPKPVPGFQVAYVVFQKPSGVSAALALKGPLLVSTESYPMKSGIQKWISDYTDSVLDPEALRAEVDSFMEAYDKRIAEEEAKAKEEDGVPDEEGWVKVTRRGRRPVLPRTEAASLRVLEREKRKRARKELLNFYAWQHRETKMEHLAQLRKKFEEDKQRIELMRAQRKFRPY